In one window of Gymnogyps californianus isolate 813 chromosome 7, ASM1813914v2, whole genome shotgun sequence DNA:
- the LOC127018608 gene encoding plasma membrane ascorbate-dependent reductase CYBRD1, protein MEDYGRFLVLLVSALLVGLVSVIFSLVWVFHYREGLSWDGGPREFNWHPVLIITGFVFITGIAIIVYRLPWTWKCSKLLMKLIHAGLHTIAMILAIVSVAAVFEYHNASNIPNMYSLHSWIGLTAVIFYSLQLFLGFAVFLLPFAPVPLRAALMPIHVYSGLTTFATVIATALMGITEKLIFSLKNPAYSASPPEATFVNSLGLLLVIFGALILWMATRPYWKRAPENNAKVLRPIGGTPKGKEAESTVTNDSNAHKSDLRISSEAARKQNLKLDEAGQRSTM, encoded by the exons ATGGAGGACTACGGGCGATTCTTGGTGCTGTTGGTCTCGGCGCTGCTGGTCGGCCTCGTGTCGGTCATCTTCTCCCTCGTCTGGGTCTTCCACTACCGCGAAGGCCTGAGTTGGGACGGCGGCCCGCGGGAGTTCAACTGGCACCCCGTCCTCATCATCACGGGCTTCGTCTTCATCACGGGCATCG CTATTATTGTGTACAGGTTGCCCTGGACCTGGAAGTGCAGCAAACTCCTAATGAAGCTCATACATGCTGGATTACATACCATAGCTATGATTCTTGCAATTGTTTCTGTGGCAGCCGTGTTTGAATACCACAATGCCAGCAACATTCCTAACATGTACAGTCTGCACAGCTGGATTGGGCTGActgctgtaatattttattctctccAG cttttctTGGGTTTCGCTGTCTTTCTGCTCCCTTTTGCTCCAGTTCCTCTCCGAGCAGCTCTCATGCCAATACATGTTTATTCGGGTCTTACCACCTTTGCAACAGTGATTGCAACAGCTCTCATGGGAATCACAGAAAAGCTTATCTTTTCatt gaaaaatcctGCATATAGTGCATCCCCACCAGAGGCAACTTTTGTCAACTCTCTTGGTCTTTTGCTTGTCATATTTGGTGCACTTATTTTGTGGATGGCAACCAGGCCCTATTGGAAGCGCGCCCCAGAAAACAATGCTAAAGTTCTGCGGCCCATTGGAGGGACTCCTAAAGGCAAAGAAGCAGAATCCACAGTGACAAACGATAGTAATGCCCATAAATCTGATCTGAGGATCAGCAGTGAAgcagccagaaaacaaaacctcaaactTGATGAAGCAGGCCAACGATCAActatgtaa